The region AAATTTTGATTCCGAATTTGCTCGCTGGTAAATTCGGATTCAAATCTAAAGTCGCGACCGATCCGCTCTTTATAACTTTGTCTTCTAGCCCAGCAGGAATAAATGATCCATCTGTCGAGTAGACAGAAACGGTGATGCGAGCATCTATTTCACCAGGTGCCAGGATCCGTAAGGTGTGCGGCAATTCAACTGATTTTGATCCGACTTTACGTACCGTATGTGGAATGGCAGGGATAAAGACCTCTTTACTTGCCTTTGGCGCAAAATTAACAATATCGCCACCAAGGGCGCGTAATCCTCGACCGCGTTCATCGATCATGTAACTCGTAACTCGACCTGCTCGTGTGATCGTCTTGATAACTAGCGATTGAGAACCGGGAGCTAGTGAATCAACTCCAATTTCAAGATATGAGTTTGCCTTAATGGTGATTGCCTTGGTTGGTTGCGCTCCAATTTCATTCCAAACTTCAATATCTACGATTGCAGCACTTAATCCACTGTTTACCAGGATCAACTTGCCTTTACTTGTTACATCAGCGGCTCCGCCAACAAACCATTGCTCAGTCTGCAATGATGAACAAATGGTGGAGCCGGCCCAAACGCCTTTTCTAATCTGCCACACAACCGGCGTTGCACCCTGTGACTCTAAAATTATTGGCGCTTTCTTCTGCATGTAGCGCAGAGTTTGCGCAGGAATGAAGGAGAGGGATTTAGTTCCAGTTGATCGAATCTGACTCTTTGAGGAAGGCAGAGAAATCGCACTGGTTAAACCGCTGGGCGTTGAAGGACAGACAACGGCAGGGTAATTTGAAGAGAATTTTCCATTTGATACTGCGACATCCGCCGCATTGGAAAGCGCTAAAACTAAAGCAAGGCCAGATGCCAGAGCCAATGGACGCCTGATCTTCATGCCAGCTCCGAATCTTCAATTTCGCGACGGCGACGTCCAGCGGGAAGTGCCAAGACTACGACTGTGATAAAGATGATTAACTCTAAAGAAATTAGCGCGCGACGAAGTGAGCCGTCATAAAGGAAGCTAACCGTCCCTGGTTGTAATACTTCAAACACCGGCAAGTTAACGACGCTGCGATTTCTATCTAGACGCTGACCTTCTTGCATAGCCCGCCAACCTTGAGCGTAATTCTCGGTAAGAGTTAAAGTCCCTGGCTCTGGAACTGTGACTTCAAATTCAGATTGACTTATCGGTAGCACCGTCGTCTTGCCAGCAAGATTAGTGAATAAAACTGTTCCGGTGTTTGCAGAAATCTTCCAGACGATTCCTGCATTTGTTGATGAGGCTCGAGTAAATCCCCC is a window of Candidatus Planktophila lacus DNA encoding:
- a CDS encoding DUF5719 family protein gives rise to the protein MKIRRPLALASGLALVLALSNAADVAVSNGKFSSNYPAVVCPSTPSGLTSAISLPSSKSQIRSTGTKSLSFIPAQTLRYMQKKAPIILESQGATPVVWQIRKGVWAGSTICSSLQTEQWFVGGAADVTSKGKLILVNSGLSAAIVDIEVWNEIGAQPTKAITIKANSYLEIGVDSLAPGSQSLVIKTITRAGRVTSYMIDERGRGLRALGGDIVNFAPKASKEVFIPAIPHTVRKVGSKSVELPHTLRILAPGEIDARITVSVYSTDGSFIPAGLEDKVIKSGSVATLDLNPNLPASKFGIKISSDEPIVASVFSQTISEGKSDFIWSTAAAELTQSNFSVAGLAPQLIFIGAKVKAELVLLFNNGKRKTVRINGEDIAAVKVPDGVRSISITGAGKGIYGAGLVATKSGYGYFPLTAGSILTKSSVPMSNIRVLTP